GACATCAAGATAGGGATTGCCGTGCTGGCGCGTGGTGGTGAGCCGCAGCTCGAACGGCGAATGGAGCGGCACGCGATTTTGCGCCTGGGCGGTGAAATTAAAAATGGTCGTTAAAAACAAAATGACGGGGGTGAGTGCAAAAAATAAAGGCGGCCTCTGAGCAGGTGTTTTGTGTGGCATCGTCTGTAATGATCAGAAATTTGGCTTGAGCGTTTACAAATTAAACCGACAAAAAATAATCAACCAAATTAAATATACCCGCAAGAAAAAAGATTGCGGAAAAATAATATATTAAGTTTTTGCAGTGGGTGAACAAAACTTCAGGAGCGGCTGTGACTATGTACGCGTTCAATCTGAGTCCGGGCGATGTGTAACAAGGTTTGAGGACGATCGGTGGAGATAAAATAACGCCACCCTGACCGGCCAGGACGGCTTCGGGTTTGAATTTGCACCCCCATGCCGCTGCGCGCGATGAAGCCGAATGTGCCACGCATGTCGTAGCGCACTCCCCAGCCGATAAAACGCGAGAACAGGTAAGGCTCTTCCTGCACGCTTTCGATCTCTTGCCAGCGCAGCCGTTTGCGAATCAGCGCGAAGCCGAAGGAAATTCCCGTGTCGGTCAGCTCGATGGACAGGCGGCGAAACGTCCAGATCATTACGGCCAAGGCCAGCATTACGGCCGCCAGCAATAATTTCGGCCACAGCGGCACTTGCGGCACCGACATCAGCAGCAGCCAGACGGCAAGATTTGAAATGAAAGCAAAGACCAATAAAATAACCACCCACGAAACCATCGGCTGGGTTTCGCGATAGAGAAGATTTTGCCGCGGTTTCATGACGTCCTTTTATAAAGCCTCTGCTTGGCGTTGTCGTGTTGTTTGGTTTGATGCGGTTGATGGCCTGAAGCCGGGAGGGACATTTGGTCTTGGAGATCGAATTGCGACGCCACCTGATGAACGAACTGCACGACGTCATCTTGCGGATTCAAGGCCATCGCCTGCTCGCTGCAAACCATGGCGGCGCCGGGATTGTGACGCATCAAGTAGGAAAAAGCGAGATTGGCCCAAAAGCGCTCGTTATGCGGCTCGAGACGGAGGGATTTTTTCATCAATGCCAGGCCCCGGCTGTGGTCGCCACGCTCGTCCAGCATTTTACCCATGTAATGAATCGCCGCCGGGTGGTCCGGATTTTCGCGGTAGAGGCGGCGGACGATATGCCAGCCTTCCTCGTGTCGTTCCTGCAAGCAAAGGCAATTGGCGAGCTGGATGTGATGCTCGACTTCTTCGTCATTCAGCTCGACGGCGCGGCGGAGATAGTGTTCGGCGTCTCGCAATTCCCAAATACCGATTTGTAATCGCCCGACGTACTCGCAAACAATCGCGCGCGCCGAATTCGACAGCGCCTCGTCGGCAATGATGGTGTCGAAGAGGGCAATCGCCTTGTTGAGCTTGCCTTCTTCCCAGAACTCCGCGGCGGCCGCAAAACGTTGGTCAGCGTTGCTCATTTTCCCTGCCCTTCCTTGAATTGTTGAACGGTTCAATCAACCCACACGTTGACTTTGCTCATCCAATCTTTATTGAAGATAGAAGTTCGCGCCAAACTTGCAAGTGAAACTTTGTAGAAATTTTTCCCTGTGAAAAAATTGCAATATTCAACTCAACACGGCAATCAAAAAATACTTGCGCACGGAATTGGAACAGCTCACGGAAATGAAATCATAAATGTGTTTTACTTCCGCGAGAGTTCCATTTCAGTGAGCCAATTTTTTAAAGACGCCATTAATAGCAAAAGGCATTCAGCGCGAACCGAATGCCCTTTGTCGTTTTGAATTAAGGATAGTGTGAGCGATCAATAAACTACAAATCACACGACCCGGCCAAACACGCCAGTTCCTGCGCCGCCGTGGTCAAGTCTTCTTCTTCATAATAATACAACTTCGAAAAGTCGATCTGCGGAAATTCCGCGGCCAAGCGGCGGTACTCCTCGGCGGAAATTTCGACATACGGCATCTGGGCGTATTGCGCGTCGAACGCCGGCAGAAACGTCATGCCCCCGATCATCTCGCGATGATCCCACGTCCACTTGATGATGTCCAGCACTTCATCAGGATGATACGTGATTGTCACGCTCGGATTGTGCTCGGTCCAATTGAGCTTGTTTTGCAGCCAATACTCGCATTGGGCGATGGCGGTGCGTTCCCGGCGCGTGACCGCGCCTTCCGGTGCTTTTACCGGGAAATGAACCACCCAGGTGTTGGCGGTTTCCGGCTGCTGGCCATTTTCCGGATCCATCGGCACGCCGGCGGAACGCAGCACTTTGAAGATCGGCGTGTGCGCGCCGACACGAACGTTGCGAATGTAATACGGGGCCCAGCGGGCGTGAATGCCCGGCGAGCAATCGAACAACTGCGACGAGTTGCCGGATGGCTTCACGCAGGTGATCGCCGCCGAGGGATTGATGCCCAATTGCTGTGCGGTCTGCCGGTTCACTGCGATGGCAAACTCGCGCATTTGTTTTTGCACCTGCGCATCCTGGGCAATGGGGCTGTCCAACTGGCCGTTGATGTCGACGCCGAGCAGGCGTTCTTCTTCGCAATTTTGTTTCCACTGCGAGCGCAAACCGGGAAAATGCGTCGCCAGAGATTGAATCGTGCCGATGATGGTGGCCAGCTCGACTTTCTCTTTCAACGTTTCGAAATCATCCTGCGGCCGGGCGATGGCAATCGACAAATTGCAAAACTCGAACGGGCGCAGCACGATTTCGCCGCAGGGGTTGGTGCCAAATTCCGCCGGCTGGCGGCGCGCCGGCCGGGTGTCGATGGCTGCCCGGCGATTGAAAATGCCCGGTTCGCCGCGGCGCGATTCGACCATTTCCAAAATTTGCCGCGCCAAATCGACTTGCGTCAAACCGCCGTCCGGCCACACGGCGGAATTGTTGGCGTTCCAACGCTGGTTGTTTTCGTGCTCGAAGTCGCCGTTTTTGCAATGATGCATTTCCGCGTCGTCCCAGTCAAACAGCGAAATCATCGCGGTGCGGCGCACGCCGCCGGAAACCGCGGCATTGCCGACGGCGCACATGATGTCGTGCGCATCGAGTGGCCGCAGAAAACTGCCTTGCCGGGCGAGAATGCGGGCACGGGTGAATTCCAGCATTTTGCGCAGCGGCTCGGGGCCGGAAGCGCGGCCGCCCTTGGTTTTCAAAGGCGCGCCGGCCGGGCGCAAAAGCGAGTAATCAAAATGAATGTCGCCGCCGTCAAACCAGGTTTGCAAACCGGTGCGCAGTGCGGCAGCCCAGCCTTCGGAAGAGTCGTCGATCACAAACGTTTTCGGCGCGGCGTGCGATTGCCGGCGAATGCGCGGGAAATTTTCCACGTAGCGGCTTTCGACCGAAAAGCCGACGCCGCAGCCGCTCATCGAAATGATCAGCGCTTCGACGAATGCGTCGATGCTCTCGACCGGCATGTACGAGCAATTGTAAATCGCAATGTTGTTGCGCCGCGCCGCCGGGCCGGCCATCGCCAGGAGCCGCATCGACGGCATCGCCGCCATTTCCAACATGCCGCGGCGAATGCGTTCATAGACTTCCGGCTGCAAGCGCGATTGCGACAGCTCGCGCAAATAATTCACGGCGCGGTCGACGGTCTCGATCCAGGTTTCGCGCCGGCCGAGATCGTAATTGAACCGCGAGTACTTATCGTAAAATTGAAATTTTTGCAACTGCGTGGGAAAATATTTGTCGGACTCGGCAAAAGCCTGACGCACCTGCTCCGGGATCGGCCGCTCGCGGCGTTTCTTGGCGCGCTCGGCGCGATATAAAATGTAGCGTTTCGCCGCTTCATATTCACCCGCCGCCTGCAACACCATTTCGACGATATCCTGCACGCCCTCAACCGTCGGATGGGCATATTTGGCGGCGATGATATTCACCACTTGCTTGGCCAGTTCAGCAACCGGAGTGTCCGGCTGGCGGCCAAAGCTTGCGAAGCAGCGCGCCATGGCGCTTTCGATCCGCCCGATATCAAACGGCACGACACGGCCGTCACGTTTGGTGATCGTGGTCGGTAACATGACTTCAACATGGTGAGGCAGCGGCTTGCTCACTTTGCCGTTGCCATTTTTGTGGGTATCCCACGTCTCAAGCTGTAGAGATTTTACGGTGCCATTTTGGCGTTCGTCCTTGATCAAAGTTTCCGGCTCATTCCGATGCTGCTTTTCAGTTGCTGCCATTCTAAATTCCTCCGTGATCAGATGACCGCGCGCCTGGGGGCGAAATTCCATTCTCAAACTGTTCGCGCCGCAGTGATGAAACTCCTCCGAAAGTCCAAAACGCCCGGCCAATTTTTTGCCCAGCCGATTTCTCGTTTTGCGAGGCTCCCGCGGGAAATCATTATTGCCGACGTGAAATATAACACACCTTTTTGTCATAAGCAAGGATTTTTTTAATTTTTTTTCAATATGTTGTATATCGAGAGTGACAAGATACAACAAATAGTTGTTTTATTGGTGTTAAAAAAAACACCTTAATTTTGAGATGATTGATAACTCCTGAGGGTAATGCCTCACTCTTCGCAGGACACGCAGCCTTCCATAAGCGGAATTGCTCGACAGCCCGGCTGCTTGCGTTGAATCACTTCACCAAAGACTAGGCTGATCGTGTCCCATAAATATTTTACTGAATACAGATGCACAGATTTCTTATTTTACCGGTGTGAAGCTCTCAGGTCGAGAATTCACGCCGGAAATCATCGCCCATGTCAGCAAAAGCCAACCATTCACTTTTTGTCAGAGTTGGATGCTCTTACGCTGGTTCTAACGAATCAATATGCCGAGGCGGTTAAAGACATAGATGCATAAAAATTGTGCTTGCAAAATTTGATATAATTTTGTATTTAATGAACTGGTATGATGACCACACCCCAAAAAATCCAAGAATACGTCTAACATCAGGGGAAGAATTCTCGCCGCAGCGGGTGAATTTTGTTCGGCTCGTATACCTACAGCCAACCTCCCAAGCTTTCGAGGTGGATTTGCTGGTCATCATGCTCATGGAAGAAAATGCCGTGGCAAACGCGGTGGAAATTCAATTGAACCTTCGACCGTCTTTTTCCATTGGCAATTATTGTAAATTGGTCGTACAGACACCTGAAAAAGTGCGTGAACGTGTGGAGATCGGCGAAGGTTTCGTGCGTGAAATTTCGGCCAAAATCTGGGAAGCTCATCGTGGTGCCGCGATTTTCGCCAAGCTGCTGGCGCAGCACAAACTTGGAAACGCCATGATCATCAAAGCAATCTTTCCTGAAATACGCTCATGAAAAAACAGTATTATTATTGGATTGCTGCGGCGCTGGTGCTGATGGGTATCGCCGTTGGTTTGTTTCTATGGAAAGGCAGGCACCTCACTGGCATCAAAGCAGAAGCGACGATCACAGAGGAAGCTCAGGAGCCCAAAATCGCCTTGCGCGAGCTGCTGCCGGTAAAAACCGAAGAAGAAAAATTTTTTGAGGCCGTTCGGCATTTGACCGGTGCGGTGTTTGACTCGCTGTCGGATGAGCAAAAGCTCGATGTCCTTCTCCGGCTCGCTGATGATACCGAAGCAACGAACCGCTTGCTTGCGGTGCAAAAACTCGGCGCAATCGAAACGACCGACAACAAACGGATCGAAAAGCTTATCGTCAAGCTCCAGGACGAAAGCCCCTGGGTCATCGAAGAAGCCGTCATCATGTTGAGGAAACTGCGTGCAACGGAAGCCGCTGCCCCGTTGCGTCAATTGCTCACTGACTTGCGCAAACAGCCGCAAATCGAATACATGCCCTTTGCCAACACGGCGATGATGGCCGTACATGGCCGTGTGCAAGCCAACGGCGAAAAAAACGAATTCAATTTTCAATTAACGTCGTTTGCAGAATCCGCGATTCCCCAACCCCTCGAGCTCAATGAACGCGAGGAAATAGCGCTCTTCATTTTACCGGGATTTCAATGGTGCCTGGCTTTGCCGAATTTTAAAACCAATTGGAGAAAACTGCAAAATTCCGCCTTCGGTAAACAACTCGTGCAACTGCAAGCCTGGGAGGATTTCAAAACCGCCGCTCCGTTCAATCGCTTTTTTGCTTTGCAAGAAAAACTCAACGTTGGGCTCGGCCTTTTAGGCGGCGACATGAATTTGCTGATCGATCCTTTGGGCGATGAAGTTTATCTTGCCGCTTACCCTGGCGATCATCTTCTCCTGGTAACGCCGGCCAATCTCAAAGCCAAGGCGGTGAATGCGACACTGACAGCGCTGGGAAAAGCTCGCAGCGGCGACGTTGCAATAGAAAAACAAATTTATCGCGGTGAAAGCATTTTTCATGTTTATCTCAATAACCAAAACGCTTCGCTATTTCGCTACGCCGTTGTCGACGGCTATCTCGTTATTGCCGATGACGAGAAAATGCTTGTACGCGCGGTTGCTTCGTATAAAGACAAAGATGAAAGCAGCCTGGCTTATCAATCGGCTTTTCGACAATCCCTACCACAGGCCGGCGACGTTTCCTTTTTGCTGGCTTATGTCGATCCGCAAAAATTCTTTGATATAGACAAGCGCCGGCAAACTTCCCAAACCTTGATGGCGACGGTGGCGCGCGCTTTAAATGAAATCACCGGCGAACAATTTTCTGCGCCGCCGGATTCCTTGTCTGCGCCATCCCCGAAAGCCGTAGCCCGAGCCATCGATGCCAAAACCTTGCAATTCATTCCAGCGAATACCATCTTTGGCGGCGCCACCACGGCAATCGCCCCGCCGGCGTTTTGGCATTACGTCAGCACGCGCCGCGCTGAGAAGGAGGCCATTAAAAGCTTCGAGACGCGCAGCAACTTGAACCTCGGGCGCGATCTCATCAGTAAATTGGACAATCAACTGTTTTATTTCTTTGCCGGTATCGACGCCACCGGCCCGCGTTTTTTCTGGCGGCAATTATTCGGCGTGCGCTTACGCGAGCAAAAAGGCGTTGAGCCATGCTGCAAGCGTTTATTGAAGTATTTGTATTCGCCCGAGGATGAAATTCAAGCCGAAGACTACGAAGGCGTGCGCATTCATTACGTGCAAGGTCCGACCACCTTTGAGCCGAACTTCGCCATCGTCGATGGTTATTTGTTGATGGCTTTTGATCGCGCCACGCTCAAAGCCGCGATCGACGCCGGCCGGCAACGCACTGATTCGATCGAGCAAAATTACACATTTGTCACGACGCGCAGCCGCATCAATGCCCCCGAAAATTCGCTCGCCTACTTCAATTCGGAAATTTTTCTGAACAATTATCGAAGTTATTTGGCGGCGTATGATCGCATGACCAATCTCTTTGACCAGTACGACTTGGAAAGGCGCGTCGATCCGCTCTTTGAACTTCTCAAGGCGACTGTCGAAATCGCAGCGGGAAAATTCAGCGCCGAAGGGAATGGGGAGATGGTTTGGGGGATGAAGTAAATTGTTCGTCGCGATGCCTTTAGCCATTTTAAGCTGGCAATGAAAATAATGTGATCAACATTGATAAAGTTTAAAATTTTCAGCGTCGCTGCTATAAAAAATCGTTTGTCATGAATAGAAAGTATTTCGTTTGCGTGGCCGCGTCCCCCTTCGCCATTTGGCTGCTACAAAACTGCTCGAGTGCGCCGGAGCAAATACCACAACGACTTGCCGAGGCGAAAACCATAACAACAAACCATGCCCCCACCCGTTCTCCCCGAGATCTCGACGCCGATGGCTTTCCCGATGCCTGTGAGCTGGATGACGAAGCTGATCGCCGCAATTTTCGCCGCTGGTTCGTTTCGATTGCCGAATCGCAACTGCACCAAGAAGATCCTGCTTGGCGAAAAGATGATCATGACTGCGCTGGACTCATTCGCTTTGCCTATCGTGAGGCGTTGAAACGGCACGATACCGAGTGGCTCCGCCTCAAGCCGTTTCTGGTTGATGCCGCCATTGCGGATGTACGCAAATACAATTATCCCGGCGTGCCATTTTTACAAAACAAAATTTTCCGAACGCGCGAAGGCAATTTTAACAAGGCGGACTTACACGACACGACTTTTGCCGTGACCGCGCTTGCCGCGAAGCTTCGCAGCTACAACACGGTGTTTCTCGGAAAATCGCTGGAAAACGTTCAGCCGGGTGATTTGCTTTTCTTTTTGAATACCGGCGACGTGAAAATGCCACAGCACGCGATGATTTTCATCGGCGATCCGAAACGACCGCCGAGTTTCGACGACGGCGTCATTTATCACACCGGCCCGCGTGAGAGTGATCCCGGCGTTCTAAAAAAGGTGCGCTTGGCGGATTTGCTCAAACACCCTGACGCGCGCTGGCATCCGGCGCCGGAGAATCCCTATTTTTTGGGGTATTACCGGTGGAAGATTTTGGATTAGCCGCTGGTCGCTTGCTGTTTACAGCTGGAGATGGAACTTTAAAAATTTGCATAGCGAGATGATTTCATGAAAAATAAACTTGTTTTTTGTGCATTGTGTATTCTGCTGCTGCCGGGCCTCGTGCCAATTGCCCAAGCCCAATACTTCAGTCTCGAAACGCCCAAAATTTATTCTCCCGGCGAAAAGGTTGTGGTCAATCTTTCATCGCAGGGAGTCAGCGGCTCGATCTTCTTTCGGGCTTACAAGATCGAAAACCCGATGGCTTTTTTTCAGCGACAGTCTGATCCGCACAGCCCGCAGCAACTGTTGAGCGTGCGCGAAGCCAATGCCATCGACATTCTGCGCTCGTCGCGCCAGCGTTTGCAGCGCGATCAGCGGCAGGTTTTTCGCGACAACATGCCGGCGCCGACGCGCACGGCGGTGAAAAACACGCTCGGCATCGAAACCTTTTCGGTCGGCGCGCGCGCCGGCCGTTTGCTCTCCGTGCTCAAGGATTACCCCTTGCTCAAAACCTGGGAGATTACCGAATTTAAAAATCCCAACGAGTATTCTTATCGCGATATTGACATCGATTTGACTGAGCCCGGCGCGTATTTGATCGAGGCGTTCAATGAGAAATTGATGGCGCACACCGTCGTGGTGATTTCGGAGCTCGGCATGATCACCAAAAGCTCACCCGAGGGCACGCTGATTTTTGTGGCCAACAAAAAGACCGGCGAGCCGGTGGCGGAAGTGAATTTGCGTTTGGTGCGGGACCGCAAAGAGAAGGCAACGGCAATCACCGGCAAAAATGGCCTGGCGCATTTCGCGGTGACAAAAAACTCGGAAGAGGATAATGCGTCGCTGCTTATTCTCGGCCAAAAAGAAAAACACTTCGTGCTTTCCGATCCCTATTATTGGGGCTTCGGCGAGACGCGGCCATTCGTCGTGCATGCTTACACCGAGCGCCCGATTTATCGCCCCGCACAAACCGTCTATTTCAAAGGCATCGTGCGCGCCGCCACGGCAGCAGGCTACGAAGTTTTTCGCAATCGCGAGGTCGAAGTCAAAGTCAATGACGCGCGCGGCAACGAGATTTATCGCCAGACGTTGAAGACGAATGACAACGGCACGTACAGCGGCGAGCTGACGCTCGGCGAAGAGCCGCCGCTGGGAACGTATGAGCTGACGAGTTCGATTCCGGACGGCATCACACATTACGCCAGCTTCAAAGTCGAGGAATATAAAAAGCCGGAATATAAAGTCGAGGTGCAGACTGACAAAGATCAATACGCCAACGGCGATTTGATCACCGCGACGATCAAGGCCGATTATTATTTCGGCAGTCCGGTGGCGAACGCGCAGGTTGACTATTACATTTTCCGCAGCCGTTATTGGCGGCCGTGGTGGTATGGCACCGAATACGCCTGGTATTACGAAGACGAAGCGAATGATGGCGACGGCTCTTCCTATCGCGCCGAGTTGTTGGAGAGCAACACCGGTTATCTCGATGCAAACGGGGGATACACGGTGACGTATCAAACCAGCAGCGCCACGGAAGATTATTCCTATCGCATCGAAGCCCGCGTGGTGGATGCCAGCCGCCGGCAAATCATCGGCTCCAAGCAAGTGGTGGTGACACGCGGCTTGTTTATGATCTCGACTTACGCGAACAAATACGTTTATGCGCCCGGTGACGAAGTGATTCTCACAATCAAAGCCGAGGATTTCAAAAGCAATCCAGTTGCCACGAAAGTTTTAGTGGAAATATACTCACGTGAGTGGAAGTCGGGTATGGGTTGGCAGAACCGCAAGAAGATTTATTCGCAAGCGATCGACACCGGCGCCAACGGCAGCGCCACGGCCAAATTCAAGGCGGATGAGATCGGCTATTATTTTATCTCGGCCAGCAGTGTCGACAGCCGCGGCAATAAAATTTCCACCGAGGATTATTGCTGGGTCAGCGCCGGCGCGGGCTATTACAGTTACGAATCCAAGGGCATCGAAATTATCCCCGACAAGCCGGGCTATCAGGCCGGCGAGACGGCACACGTGCTGGTGATTTCGCCGGTGAAAAATGTTTGGGCATTGGTCACGGCAGAAGGCCCGACACTGCTCAATCAGCAGGTGGTGAATATCAAAGGCACCTCGCAAGTGATCGACATCAAAATCGAGGAAAAGCATCAGCCCAATTTTGCTTTGGCGGCGGCGGTGCTGGCGAACGACGAATTTTATTCCGTCAGCAAAAACGTGATCGTGATTCCGGAAGCGAAGTTTCTCAAGATCGAGATCAAAACCGACAAAGAAGTTTATCGCCCGCAAGATGACGGCGAGCTGATGATCAAAGTCACCAACAACGAGGGCAAAGGCGTAGCCACTGAATTGTCGGTGGGCATCGTTGACGAGAGCATCTACGCGCTGGCGCCGGAGATGACGCGCGACATCAAAAAGGTTTTTTACAGCAAACGCTACAACCGCGTCAGCACGTCTTCATCGATTTATTTTCGGTTCTACGGCTATTCGCGCGGCCTTGGCGCATGGGCCGGGGCAAAACCGGTGGAGGGATTTTCGCGTCGTGCTTTCGCAGATGTGAAAGCCGACAAATTCAAGGAAGCGCGGGTGCGCAAGGATTTTCGCGACACGATGTTTTGGCAGGCGCAGGTGCGCACCGGCAGCGACGGCATCGCCAAGATCAAAATTCATTTTCCGGACAATCTTACGACGTGGCGAGCCACCGTCCGCGCTATCTCCGAGCGAACCGAGGTCGGCGAAAAAATTTGCAAAGTCATCGCGCGGCAGGATTTGATCGTGCGCATGGAAACGCCGCGCTTTTTCATGCAAGGCGATGAGCTGACCATCTCGACCATCGTCCACAATTATCTCTCGCAGGACAAACAAGCCAAAGTGAGTTTGCAGGGGCAAGGCGTGCAAGTTGAGCCCGCCGGTGAAAAGCTCATCACCGTGCCGCAAAACGGCGAGAAGCGCGTGGATTGGACGGTGCGCACGAATGGCGTTGGCACGGCGACGCTGATGGCAAAGGCTTTGACGAATGAAGTATCGGACGCGATGCAGCTCAACGTACCGGTGCTGCCGCACGGCCTCAAAATGTCCGAAGCCACGGTGGTCGATATTGAAGAAGAAAGCGCGGTGCGCGACAAAACCATCGTCATTCCAACCGGCGCGAATCCTGCAACGGCCGAGTTGTTTGTTTCGATGTCGCCGTCGCTCGCGGCAACTTTGCTGACGGCGCTCGAAGATTTGGCCGGCTATCCTTATGGTTGCGTCGAACAAACGATGAGCCGGTTTTTGCCTACCGCGGTGGTGGCGTACACGGCGAAAAAGCTCAATCTCAATCTGCGGATGCAATTGCTCAATGAGCTGCCGAAGATGATCGACAAGGGTCTCAAGGCGCTTTACAATTATCAACACCGTGACGGCGGCTGGGGCTGGTGGGAGAATGATGCGACGCATCCGTACATGACGGCTTACGTCGTTTATGGTCTGGCGTTGGCGAAACAAGCCGGCCATAAAATTTCGGATGAGGTGCTGGCGCGTGGCGCCAGCTCATTAGCGCGCCAGCTTGTGCAGGCCAAGTTCTCAACTAAAGAAATTTCCGGACTGTGGAACGGCGGCGGCGCTTATGAATTTATCGACGCGACGACGCAGGCGTACATGCTCTATGCGCTGCAAACCGCGCAAAAGGCCGGCGTGAAAGTTGACGCGGCGCTGGATGCGCAGTTGGCCAAATTGCAAAAAGCCGATATTAATGATTACGCGCGCTCGCTGCTGGCGATGGTTTCGTACAGCCAAAACAAAACCGATCTCGCCAATCAGCTTGCAACGCAGATCGAGAACAACTGCATCGAGACCGGTACGGCGTGCGCGTGGGGCGGCAAGTCGTGGCATTACAACTGGCAGGACGATTACGTTGAGACCACGGCGTTCGCGGTGAAATCGCTGGTGCAGGTGAAATCCGGCAGCCCGGCGATCAACAGCGGCAT
This DNA window, taken from candidate division KSB1 bacterium, encodes the following:
- a CDS encoding ATP cone domain-containing protein, with product MAATEKQHRNEPETLIKDERQNGTVKSLQLETWDTHKNGNGKVSKPLPHHVEVMLPTTITKRDGRVVPFDIGRIESAMARCFASFGRQPDTPVAELAKQVVNIIAAKYAHPTVEGVQDIVEMVLQAAGEYEAAKRYILYRAERAKKRRERPIPEQVRQAFAESDKYFPTQLQKFQFYDKYSRFNYDLGRRETWIETVDRAVNYLRELSQSRLQPEVYERIRRGMLEMAAMPSMRLLAMAGPAARRNNIAIYNCSYMPVESIDAFVEALIISMSGCGVGFSVESRYVENFPRIRRQSHAAPKTFVIDDSSEGWAAALRTGLQTWFDGGDIHFDYSLLRPAGAPLKTKGGRASGPEPLRKMLEFTRARILARQGSFLRPLDAHDIMCAVGNAAVSGGVRRTAMISLFDWDDAEMHHCKNGDFEHENNQRWNANNSAVWPDGGLTQVDLARQILEMVESRRGEPGIFNRRAAIDTRPARRQPAEFGTNPCGEIVLRPFEFCNLSIAIARPQDDFETLKEKVELATIIGTIQSLATHFPGLRSQWKQNCEEERLLGVDINGQLDSPIAQDAQVQKQMREFAIAVNRQTAQQLGINPSAAITCVKPSGNSSQLFDCSPGIHARWAPYYIRNVRVGAHTPIFKVLRSAGVPMDPENGQQPETANTWVVHFPVKAPEGAVTRRERTAIAQCEYWLQNKLNWTEHNPSVTITYHPDEVLDIIKWTWDHREMIGGMTFLPAFDAQYAQMPYVEISAEEYRRLAAEFPQIDFSKLYYYEEEDLTTAAQELACLAGSCDL
- a CDS encoding DUF3352 domain-containing protein, whose product is MKKQYYYWIAAALVLMGIAVGLFLWKGRHLTGIKAEATITEEAQEPKIALRELLPVKTEEEKFFEAVRHLTGAVFDSLSDEQKLDVLLRLADDTEATNRLLAVQKLGAIETTDNKRIEKLIVKLQDESPWVIEEAVIMLRKLRATEAAAPLRQLLTDLRKQPQIEYMPFANTAMMAVHGRVQANGEKNEFNFQLTSFAESAIPQPLELNEREEIALFILPGFQWCLALPNFKTNWRKLQNSAFGKQLVQLQAWEDFKTAAPFNRFFALQEKLNVGLGLLGGDMNLLIDPLGDEVYLAAYPGDHLLLVTPANLKAKAVNATLTALGKARSGDVAIEKQIYRGESIFHVYLNNQNASLFRYAVVDGYLVIADDEKMLVRAVASYKDKDESSLAYQSAFRQSLPQAGDVSFLLAYVDPQKFFDIDKRRQTSQTLMATVARALNEITGEQFSAPPDSLSAPSPKAVARAIDAKTLQFIPANTIFGGATTAIAPPAFWHYVSTRRAEKEAIKSFETRSNLNLGRDLISKLDNQLFYFFAGIDATGPRFFWRQLFGVRLREQKGVEPCCKRLLKYLYSPEDEIQAEDYEGVRIHYVQGPTTFEPNFAIVDGYLLMAFDRATLKAAIDAGRQRTDSIEQNYTFVTTRSRINAPENSLAYFNSEIFLNNYRSYLAAYDRMTNLFDQYDLERRVDPLFELLKATVEIAAGKFSAEGNGEMVWGMK
- a CDS encoding DUF1175 domain-containing protein yields the protein MNRKYFVCVAASPFAIWLLQNCSSAPEQIPQRLAEAKTITTNHAPTRSPRDLDADGFPDACELDDEADRRNFRRWFVSIAESQLHQEDPAWRKDDHDCAGLIRFAYREALKRHDTEWLRLKPFLVDAAIADVRKYNYPGVPFLQNKIFRTREGNFNKADLHDTTFAVTALAAKLRSYNTVFLGKSLENVQPGDLLFFLNTGDVKMPQHAMIFIGDPKRPPSFDDGVIYHTGPRESDPGVLKKVRLADLLKHPDARWHPAPENPYFLGYYRWKILD
- a CDS encoding MG2 domain-containing protein: MKNKLVFCALCILLLPGLVPIAQAQYFSLETPKIYSPGEKVVVNLSSQGVSGSIFFRAYKIENPMAFFQRQSDPHSPQQLLSVREANAIDILRSSRQRLQRDQRQVFRDNMPAPTRTAVKNTLGIETFSVGARAGRLLSVLKDYPLLKTWEITEFKNPNEYSYRDIDIDLTEPGAYLIEAFNEKLMAHTVVVISELGMITKSSPEGTLIFVANKKTGEPVAEVNLRLVRDRKEKATAITGKNGLAHFAVTKNSEEDNASLLILGQKEKHFVLSDPYYWGFGETRPFVVHAYTERPIYRPAQTVYFKGIVRAATAAGYEVFRNREVEVKVNDARGNEIYRQTLKTNDNGTYSGELTLGEEPPLGTYELTSSIPDGITHYASFKVEEYKKPEYKVEVQTDKDQYANGDLITATIKADYYFGSPVANAQVDYYIFRSRYWRPWWYGTEYAWYYEDEANDGDGSSYRAELLESNTGYLDANGGYTVTYQTSSATEDYSYRIEARVVDASRRQIIGSKQVVVTRGLFMISTYANKYVYAPGDEVILTIKAEDFKSNPVATKVLVEIYSREWKSGMGWQNRKKIYSQAIDTGANGSATAKFKADEIGYYFISASSVDSRGNKISTEDYCWVSAGAGYYSYESKGIEIIPDKPGYQAGETAHVLVISPVKNVWALVTAEGPTLLNQQVVNIKGTSQVIDIKIEEKHQPNFALAAAVLANDEFYSVSKNVIVIPEAKFLKIEIKTDKEVYRPQDDGELMIKVTNNEGKGVATELSVGIVDESIYALAPEMTRDIKKVFYSKRYNRVSTSSSIYFRFYGYSRGLGAWAGAKPVEGFSRRAFADVKADKFKEARVRKDFRDTMFWQAQVRTGSDGIAKIKIHFPDNLTTWRATVRAISERTEVGEKICKVIARQDLIVRMETPRFFMQGDELTISTIVHNYLSQDKQAKVSLQGQGVQVEPAGEKLITVPQNGEKRVDWTVRTNGVGTATLMAKALTNEVSDAMQLNVPVLPHGLKMSEATVVDIEEESAVRDKTIVIPTGANPATAELFVSMSPSLAATLLTALEDLAGYPYGCVEQTMSRFLPTAVVAYTAKKLNLNLRMQLLNELPKMIDKGLKALYNYQHRDGGWGWWENDATHPYMTAYVVYGLALAKQAGHKISDEVLARGASSLARQLVQAKFSTKEISGLWNGGGAYEFIDATTQAYMLYALQTAQKAGVKVDAALDAQLAKLQKADINDYARSLLAMVSYSQNKTDLANQLATQIENNCIETGTACAWGGKSWHYNWQDDYVETTAFAVKSLVQVKSGSPAINSGIRYLLTQKRGNAWRSTKDTAMIIFALVDYLEKSRELDPNYKVKIYLNDKLVFEKQMTKNEALMPEQSIRLNGGNLRLGDNRVRIEKNGAGKFYSTFRSVYYAAGENLKASTTGFGVRREYYKLSRQQTAGGIQYAKTPFTGTLRSGDVVLVKVTVTSSTDYEYFMLEDPLPAGAEVIKDESGYNIIGESAYRSPREQEDESEGGSGYWYAAKEIRDEKVAFFATRLPAGRHEFMYLFRAQIPGDYHVMPAIANLMYYPEYQGNGNEARVRIVE